In Embleya scabrispora, the DNA window CGAACCTGATTCCGATCCTCCGTGTACCACAACGGCGGCATCGACGCCCTGAAAAACCCGCCGTACCGCGCGGTGGCCAACCGCGGATCCAGCACCGCCACCACACCCCGGTCGTTCATCGACCGAATCAACCGCCCGGCCCCCTGAGCCATCAACAGCGCCGCATGCGTGGCCGAGACCGCCATGAAGCCGTTTCCGCCGCTTTCCTGGACCGACTGCGCCCGTGCGCTCATCAGCGGGTCGTCGGGACGCGGGAACGGAATCCGGTCCATGATCACCAGCTGGCAGGACGGCCCGGGTACGTCCACCCCCTGCCACAGGGACAACGTGCCGAACAGGCACGTGCGCGGCTCGGCCGCGAAGCGCCGCAACAACTCGGCCAGCGAGTCGTCGCCCTGGCACAGGATCGGCACGTCGAGCCGCTCGCGCAGCGCCTCCGTGGCCGCCTCCGCGCCGCGCCGCGAGGAGAACAGGCCCAGCGCCCGGCCGCCCGCGGCCTCGATCAGTTCGGCCAACTCGTCCAGCGTGCCCGCGTTCATCCCGTCGCGGCCCGGCGGCGACAGGTGCCGCGCGACGTAGAGGATGCCCTGCTTGGGATAGTCGAACGGCGAACCCACGTCCATGCAGCGCCACGGCGCCAGGTCGGTGTCGCCGTCCGCGTCGTCCTTCCCCGCCGCCTCCTCGTCCTCCCCCGGCCGCACCGCGACGTCGGTGGGCACCGGCTCGGGCGCGTCGGTCAACATCGCCTCGGGGCTCAGCCCCAGGCTGCCCGCCACGCCGCGGAAGTTGCCGCCGAGCATGAGCGTGGCCGAGGTGAGCACCACGGTGCGGTCGCCGAACAGCGCCTCGCGCAGCAGTCCGGCCACCGCGATCGGGGCCACCCGCAGCGACGCGCCGGTGCGCTCGTTGTGCTCCATCCAGATCACGTCGTGCGGCGACTCCCGCAGGATGCGCTCGCAGGTGTCGTGGATGTGCTCGACGCCGGCCAGCGCCTGGCGGCGGGCCGCGTCCTCGTTGCTCAGCGACTTGTCCCGGACCTCGCCGAGCGAGGTGATCACGCCCCGGCTCGCGTCGCGCAGCGCGGTCACCGTCCAGCCCAGGTCCGGGTCCACCTCGCGCAACCGGCCCGGCTCGCGCCCGTCCAGGGTCTTGCGGAACGCCTCCGAGGCGGCGTTCAGGTTGTCCACCGCGCCCTCGTTGGCCAGCTTGCCGGCGCGCCGCGCGGCCCGGTCGACCGCGCTCAGGCTCAACTCGGCGGTGGCCACGCCCGTGGCCCGGCTCGCGAACTCGTGCGCCTCGTCGACGATCAGCAGCTCGTGCTCGGGCAGCACCGGCGCGTCCTCCAACGCGTCGATGGCCAGGAGCGCGTGGTTGGTCACCACGATGTCGGCCTGCTTGGCCCGCTCGCGGGCAGCCTCGGCGAAGCAGTCGTCGCCGTACGGACAGCGTGAGGCGCCCAGGCACTCGCGCGAGGACACCGACACCTGGGCCCAGGCCCGGTCGTTGACCCCCGGACTCAGGTCGTCGCGGTCGCCGGTGTCGGTCTCGTCGGCCCAGTCGCGCACCCGGACCACGTCCTGGCCGAGTTTGCTCGTGGGCGACGGGTCGAACAGCACCTCGCCCTCGTCGGGCGGCCCGTCGTGCAGCCGGTGCAGGCACAGGTAGTTGCCGCGCCCCTTGAGCGTGGCGAAGGTCGGCGAGCGGCGCAGCTGCGGGCGCAGCGCCTCGACCGTGCGCGGCAGGTCGCGCTCGACGAGTTGGCGCTGGAGCGCGAGGGTCGCGGTGGCCACCACGACCTTGCGGTGCGCGGCCAGCGCGGGCACCAGGTAGGCCAGCGATTTGCCGGTGCCGGTGCCGGCCTGGACCAGCAGGTGTTCGGCGCGGGCGACCGCGCCGGCGACGGCCTCGGCCATCGATACTTGTCCGGGTCGCTCCGATCCGCCGACGGCGGCGACGGCGGCGTGCAGGAGTTCGGTCAGCGCGGGACGGTCGGAGTCGCTCATCGGGCGACAAGCCTAGATGCTCCGAGCGACATCCCCGACCGCGCGGCCCGCTTCGTCCGACTCCTCCCCGAAGGTTTTCCGGCTCAGCCGAGCTTGGCCAGCACCGCGTCGGCCATGGCCTCCTGGCCGAGCGCGTTGGGGTGCACGGGGCCGGCGGGCGACTCCGGCTTGACGCCCTCGACCCACTTGGTGCCGACCGGCTTGCACACGTCGTGACCGGCCGAGCCGGTGTAGGTGTCGACGTATTCCGCGCCCTGCTTGGCCGCCTCCTTGGCGATCATGTCGTTGAGCGCGGGCACCAGCTTGCGCAGGTACGGCAGGTCGCCGTCGGCCACCGGCACCTGGGCGGGGCAGCCGGGGCCGCTCTCCGGCAGGATCATCGGGTAGCCGACGACCAGGATCCGGGCCTTGGGCGAGCGCTCCTTGATGCCGGTGATGGCGGCGGCCAGCTTGGGCCCGGTGTCGCCGATCCGCTTGGTCAACTCGTCGTTGCCGCCCGGGGCGTACTTGTCGGTGCACGGCTGGGTCGAGGTGGTGCTGCGGCTTTGCAGCACGCACATCGTGACGATCTCGGAGAAGCCGATGTCGTTGCCGCCGACGCCCAGGGTGACCAGCGCGGTGTCCGGGCGCAGCGCGTCGAACTGCGGCGGCGGGGCGCCCTGGGTCTGCTGGCCGACCGTCAGGTCCGGGGTCCTGGCTCCCCCGCAGGTGACGTCGACGAGGCCGGTGATGTTCTTCCGCTTGGCCACCAGGTGCGCGTAGTTGCTCTCCGAGCGGCTGCAGCCGGGCGGCGCGGTGGGCACGATCACGGGTATCTTCACGCCGGCCGCGTACGAGTCGCCGAGCGCGACGTAGGTGGCGCCACTGGCGGCCGCGGGCAGTGCGCCGGCCGGTGCGGGGGCGGCCTGTGTACCTCCGGGGGCGCCGCTCTTCGCGGCGGCGGACGCCTTGGAATCGCCGGAGTCGTCCGAACAGGCGGACAGCGCGCCGAGCGCCGTCAGTGCGGCCAGGCCCGCGATCGCCCTGCGAGTTGTGCGCACCAGCGCTCCCCTCTCGTCGTCACCCGCCCATTACCCGTCGGTAGGTAGCGGCGTTCCGGCGAGACTACGGTCTTCCGCGCCCGGATGCCGGCCTCCCGGCCGCCGGGTCGCCGCCGACTCAGTCCAGCTTGATCGTCTCGCGGCGCGCGCCCGCCGCCGCGCGCGCTCGCGAGGGCAGGTCCTCCAGCATGGTCAGGCACTCGCGGGCGGCGTCGATCTCGATGTCCTGGAAGGTGGCCGCGACCACGTCCACCCGCTCCCCGTCGGCCTCGATCACCACTCGCCCGTCCGGTCCGTACACCCCGCTGCGTCCGCAGGCCGGGCCCAGGCCCGTGTCGCCGATGTGGTTGGCCACCACCGTGTAGCAGGTGTTCTCCAGGGCGCGGGCGGCGAAGTAGAGATCGCGTCGGTGTTCGCCGTCGCCGCGCGTGTACACCCCCGGGCACAGGTACGCGTCGCAACCGTCGTGCACGGCCGCGCGCGCGTGTTCGGGAAAGCTCACGTCGTAGGCACTGCCCAGGCCCAGCCGCCAGCCGGAGATCTCGATCGTGCAGCCGTGGTCGCCGGGGCGGAACAGTTCGCGTTCCTCGCGCCACAGGTGTTGGCGGTCGTAGGCCACGTGCGCGTCGCCGTCGCGGCCGACCACCAGCAGCGAGATGGTCCGCCCGCCCGCGCGGCGCACCGCGGCGCCGACCACGGCGACGGTGCGGGTGGCGTAGCAGGCGGCCTGCAACTCGCCGAGCCGGGTGTCGCCGGGCACGATGTCGCACGGTTTCACGTCGGGTCGGAACAGGTCGAGGTCGTAGCCGGACAGGAACAGCTCCGGCAACACCACGACATCGGCGCCGGCCGAGGACCCGAAGCGCACGAGTTGCGCGGCCGTGGCGACATTCGCGGGGATGTCGCCCGGCCGCGCCTGGGCCTGTGCGGCGGCGACCCTCAGAGGTTGCCTCGCGTTTTCGGCGACGTCGGTCACCCGCCGCATTCTGGCATCGTGATGGGGATCACACCATCGGCAAACCGGACAGGTTGTTCGCGAGCCCGGGTCCGATCGGGGTGCGGCTCACATGCACAGCGCGTTGGGGACGGTCCCGTGCGCGCCCACGTGCGGGCGGGTGGGGCGGTCCCGGTAGCCGTCCAGGAGCAGCCGATTGCGGTTCAGGCACAGCCGGTCGATCCGGGGCGTGAGCAGGTCGAACAGCTCGAAGCGGTCCCGGAGTTCGGGGAACGCCGCCTGGTGGTCCAGCACCTCCTCGCGGACCAGCGCCCAGAACCCCTCTTGCGGGATGCCCAGGTGGGCGACCGCGAGATCGGCGAGGTAGCGGTGGTGGCCGACCAAGAGCGCGGCGTGGATGAACTGGCACAGGTAGTCGGGCTTCTCGCGGAGCAGGACCGCGTCCACGTCGGCGGGCAGCGCGGCCAGTTCCGGCAGCGGCCGGTCGCTGATGTTGACGTCGTCGACGAAGTCCTTGATGGCCAGCCGGACCGGGACGTCGTGCTCGTCGAAGACCACGATCGTGTTCTCCCCGTGCGGCGAGAACACCAGGCCGTAGCGGTACAGGCAGTGCAGCAGCGGCGGCAGCAGCGCGTGGAAGAGCCGGCGCAGCCACACCCGGGGAGCCAGGCCGGAGCGTTCGATCAGTTCGGCGACGAACGGCCGCCCGGCCGGGT includes these proteins:
- a CDS encoding ATP-dependent DNA helicase, translating into MSDSDRPALTELLHAAVAAVGGSERPGQVSMAEAVAGAVARAEHLLVQAGTGTGKSLAYLVPALAAHRKVVVATATLALQRQLVERDLPRTVEALRPQLRRSPTFATLKGRGNYLCLHRLHDGPPDEGEVLFDPSPTSKLGQDVVRVRDWADETDTGDRDDLSPGVNDRAWAQVSVSSRECLGASRCPYGDDCFAEAARERAKQADIVVTNHALLAIDALEDAPVLPEHELLIVDEAHEFASRATGVATAELSLSAVDRAARRAGKLANEGAVDNLNAASEAFRKTLDGREPGRLREVDPDLGWTVTALRDASRGVITSLGEVRDKSLSNEDAARRQALAGVEHIHDTCERILRESPHDVIWMEHNERTGASLRVAPIAVAGLLREALFGDRTVVLTSATLMLGGNFRGVAGSLGLSPEAMLTDAPEPVPTDVAVRPGEDEEAAGKDDADGDTDLAPWRCMDVGSPFDYPKQGILYVARHLSPPGRDGMNAGTLDELAELIEAAGGRALGLFSSRRGAEAATEALRERLDVPILCQGDDSLAELLRRFAAEPRTCLFGTLSLWQGVDVPGPSCQLVIMDRIPFPRPDDPLMSARAQSVQESGGNGFMAVSATHAALLMAQGAGRLIRSMNDRGVVAVLDPRLATARYGGFFRASMPPLWYTEDRNQVRRSLAAIDKD
- a CDS encoding SGNH/GDSL hydrolase family protein gives rise to the protein MRTTRRAIAGLAALTALGALSACSDDSGDSKASAAAKSGAPGGTQAAPAPAGALPAAASGATYVALGDSYAAGVKIPVIVPTAPPGCSRSESNYAHLVAKRKNITGLVDVTCGGARTPDLTVGQQTQGAPPPQFDALRPDTALVTLGVGGNDIGFSEIVTMCVLQSRSTTSTQPCTDKYAPGGNDELTKRIGDTGPKLAAAITGIKERSPKARILVVGYPMILPESGPGCPAQVPVADGDLPYLRKLVPALNDMIAKEAAKQGAEYVDTYTGSAGHDVCKPVGTKWVEGVKPESPAGPVHPNALGQEAMADAVLAKLG
- a CDS encoding carbon-nitrogen hydrolase family protein encodes the protein MTDVAENARQPLRVAAAQAQARPGDIPANVATAAQLVRFGSSAGADVVVLPELFLSGYDLDLFRPDVKPCDIVPGDTRLGELQAACYATRTVAVVGAAVRRAGGRTISLLVVGRDGDAHVAYDRQHLWREERELFRPGDHGCTIEISGWRLGLGSAYDVSFPEHARAAVHDGCDAYLCPGVYTRGDGEHRRDLYFAARALENTCYTVVANHIGDTGLGPACGRSGVYGPDGRVVIEADGERVDVVAATFQDIEIDAARECLTMLEDLPSRARAAAGARRETIKLD